The Desulfovibrio desulfuricans DSM 642 genome contains a region encoding:
- a CDS encoding TRAP transporter small permease — MSDDISKNFPPDHAPGVHALLEPEQEPKHETTGQLLFEVFCAVIFLGMIGLVFYNALLRYIFSSSYPPSEEWARFLFMYITFFGAIEAFICKKHIAVDLLVTTLEGAKRKAVDILASVCGLFALGLLFYGGVVNVLQTLDTYSVATNVNMAFINGTLPIMALVGFIVELRSLVSLVRRPASTFHKG; from the coding sequence ATGAGCGACGACATTTCCAAAAATTTTCCGCCGGACCATGCGCCGGGCGTGCATGCCTTGCTTGAGCCGGAACAGGAACCCAAGCATGAAACCACGGGGCAATTGCTGTTTGAAGTATTCTGCGCCGTCATCTTTCTGGGCATGATCGGTCTTGTGTTTTACAATGCCCTGCTGCGCTACATCTTTTCTTCCAGCTACCCGCCGAGCGAAGAATGGGCGCGTTTTCTCTTTATGTACATTACGTTTTTCGGCGCTATTGAAGCCTTTATCTGCAAGAAGCACATTGCCGTTGACCTGCTTGTAACCACGCTGGAAGGCGCAAAGCGTAAAGCTGTGGATATTCTGGCATCGGTATGCGGCCTTTTTGCCCTTGGCCTGCTGTTTTACGGCGGCGTGGTCAACGTGCTGCAAACGCTTGATACCTACTCTGTGGCAACCAATGTCAACATGGCCTTTATCAACGGCACCCTGCCCATCATGGCTCTTGTTGGCTTTATTGTAGAACTGCGCTCTCTTGTGAGCCTGGTTCGCAGACCTGCATCCACCTTTCACAAGGGCTAG
- the glpA gene encoding anaerobic glycerol-3-phosphate dehydrogenase subunit GlpA: MLETTVVVIGGGATGIGTLRDLCMRGVPAILLEQGGLAHGTSSRFHGLLHSGGRYAVGDNESARECIEENTIVRRIGRQCVEQTEGFFALTPEDDPAYVDRWVEACARAGIDAPEIDVKEALRLEPNMSPEVKRVFRVPDSCVDGFRLVLHNAMSARRHGGQMLTYHEVTGICQKNGKVCGVTAINKNTGETIEIACSVVVNAAGSWSGRIAALAGLDVAVSPDRGTLVVFNHRFTSRVVNRLHPGSDGDIFVPHGSITILGTTSIPTDRPDDTTPTSEEVLRLLKIGEPLFPDVRSYRILRAFAGTRPLYTPGNTAGRKASRNFHVMDHAEQGLDGMVSIFGGKLTTYRLMGERTADKVCAKLGVTAPCRTAEEAIVPDPDEATLSRAAKYFPVQGIQLMADRMGDDLTPVIERAEKADSNPLLCECEMVSMAEIECVARDASTHSLTDIRLRTRLGMGTCQGTFCSLRAVAALSEHDIPLEFSATDNVRRFLQERWGGLRPALWGMQAREMELGRAVYAGTLNLDGAAHEQDC; the protein is encoded by the coding sequence ATGCTTGAAACTACTGTTGTCGTCATCGGCGGCGGCGCAACAGGCATAGGAACCCTGCGCGATCTTTGCATGCGCGGCGTTCCTGCCATATTGCTCGAACAGGGCGGCCTGGCCCACGGCACAAGCTCGCGCTTTCATGGCCTGCTGCACAGCGGCGGCCGTTACGCCGTGGGAGATAATGAATCCGCGCGTGAATGTATTGAAGAAAACACGATCGTGCGGCGCATTGGCAGGCAGTGCGTGGAACAAACCGAAGGTTTTTTTGCGCTCACGCCCGAGGACGACCCCGCCTACGTGGATCGCTGGGTTGAGGCCTGTGCCCGAGCGGGCATTGATGCCCCTGAAATTGACGTCAAGGAAGCCCTGCGCCTTGAACCCAACATGTCGCCCGAGGTCAAACGCGTTTTCCGCGTGCCTGACTCCTGCGTGGACGGCTTCCGGCTGGTGCTGCACAACGCCATGTCGGCCAGGCGCCACGGCGGGCAGATGCTCACCTATCATGAAGTGACCGGCATCTGCCAGAAGAACGGCAAGGTCTGCGGCGTTACGGCCATCAACAAGAACACGGGCGAAACCATTGAAATTGCCTGTTCTGTTGTTGTCAACGCCGCCGGTTCATGGTCTGGCCGCATTGCGGCCCTGGCCGGGCTTGATGTGGCGGTTTCGCCCGACCGTGGCACGCTCGTGGTCTTTAACCACCGCTTCACCTCGCGTGTGGTCAACCGCCTGCACCCCGGCTCGGACGGCGACATTTTTGTGCCGCACGGCTCCATCACAATTCTTGGCACCACGTCCATACCCACCGACAGGCCGGACGACACCACCCCCACCAGCGAGGAAGTGTTGCGCCTGCTCAAAATCGGCGAGCCGCTGTTCCCCGATGTGCGCAGCTACCGTATTTTGCGCGCATTTGCGGGCACACGCCCCCTCTACACGCCGGGCAATACCGCCGGGCGCAAGGCCAGCCGCAACTTCCATGTTATGGATCACGCCGAGCAGGGCCTTGACGGCATGGTTTCCATTTTCGGCGGCAAGCTGACCACCTACCGCCTCATGGGCGAACGCACTGCGGACAAGGTTTGCGCCAAGCTTGGCGTTACCGCCCCCTGCCGCACCGCAGAAGAAGCCATTGTGCCGGATCCGGACGAAGCCACGCTTTCCCGCGCCGCCAAGTACTTTCCAGTGCAGGGCATCCAGCTTATGGCCGACCGCATGGGCGATGACCTGACCCCTGTGATCGAACGCGCGGAAAAAGCCGATTCCAACCCCCTGCTCTGCGAATGCGAGATGGTCAGCATGGCGGAAATTGAATGCGTGGCGCGTGATGCCTCCACCCATTCGCTTACGGATATCCGCCTGCGCACACGCCTGGGCATGGGCACCTGCCAGGGAACGTTCTGCTCCTTGCGGGCAGTCGCCGCCCTTTCCGAACACGACATTCCCCTTGAATTTTCAGCTACCGACAACGTGCGGCGCTTCCTTCAGGAGCGCTGGGGCGGTCTGCGCCCTGCCCTGTGGGGCATGCAGGCGCGTGAAATGGAACTTGGCCGCGCCGTATACGCGGGAACACTCAATCTTGATGGAGCCGCCCATGAGCAGGATTGTTGA
- a CDS encoding HAD-IIA family hydrolase — protein sequence MDWSKKRCVVLDMDGTVYLGHIPIDGAVGFIQRHWNSLDFYFLSNNTSKSPLTYVDKLNGMGIAAREDLLLSPVTPLVDFLRANGILRVFPVGNADFQHDLLKRMPELQLVEEGAQAVVLAYDTELTYHKLARSAVLLQDSSVLFLATHPDLVCPSPEGPLPDVGSFISLYATATGRKPQHIFGKPDPAVLAPLLARYRKEEMVMVGDRLSTDMQLARNAGIDSILVLSGEATRADLAREEHQPTLVLEDLGHADKNLA from the coding sequence ATGGATTGGTCAAAAAAGCGTTGCGTTGTGCTTGATATGGACGGCACCGTCTACCTCGGTCATATCCCCATTGATGGGGCCGTGGGCTTTATTCAGCGGCACTGGAACAGTCTGGATTTTTATTTTCTGAGCAACAATACCTCCAAATCGCCCCTCACGTATGTGGACAAGCTCAATGGCATGGGCATTGCGGCGCGCGAAGACCTGCTGCTCTCGCCCGTGACGCCTCTGGTGGATTTTTTGCGGGCCAATGGTATTTTGCGCGTTTTCCCAGTGGGCAATGCCGATTTTCAGCATGATCTGCTCAAGCGCATGCCCGAGCTGCAACTGGTGGAAGAAGGCGCGCAGGCCGTGGTTCTGGCCTATGATACGGAACTCACCTACCACAAGCTTGCCCGTTCTGCCGTGCTGTTGCAGGACAGTTCGGTGCTCTTTCTTGCCACGCACCCTGATCTGGTATGCCCCTCGCCCGAAGGCCCGCTGCCGGATGTGGGCAGCTTCATCAGCCTGTACGCCACGGCCACGGGCAGAAAGCCGCAACATATTTTTGGCAAGCCCGACCCAGCTGTGCTCGCGCCTCTGCTGGCGCGCTACCGCAAGGAAGAAATGGTCATGGTGGGCGACCGCCTGAGCACGGACATGCAGCTGGCGCGCAATGCGGGCATTGACTCCATTCTGGTGCTCAGCGGCGAAGCCACGCGCGCCGATCTTGCCAGGGAGGAACATCAGCCAACCCTGGTGCTTGAAGACCTGGGCCACGCTGATAAGAATTTGGCATAA
- a CDS encoding methyl-accepting chemotaxis protein — MFRMFTISYRMFMILIFTLIIVGGLVYSLIHISNSATELSAQKVGEMFYEGQKQRIRDLSTTMANSIGEQISGITDITKRNAIIASAIKKARYEKDSSGYFFVYDGGIVVAHVFPDLVGKDLGNSVDKNGVRFNAELAKKAAEGGGFVSFVFNKPGGGTQSKIAYGAQVPGTSLWVGAGVYIDNVEQVKNEIAGQISDAIFANLKKILIAVVCCIVLLYIPLMLLITRSILTPIKAAREAAQRISNGDMDVQIIASGKDEVTVLERCMSEMTANVKKSLAISEEKTREAEQSAAKALEAVAQAERLTEEARSARSEGMLSAAKHLEQVVTAITSISAEISGNIEQAEQGATTQAARTTEAATAVEQMNCTVIEVAKNASATADLSTSMRQRAAEGAEVVFQSVQAIGNVQKDALVLKDEMTKLAEHAGAISQIMGVISDIADQTNLLALNAAIEAARAGEAGRGFAVVADEVRKLAEKTMSSTSDVGNAIGAIQKSVDSSIRQVDVTAGNVESATTLSQKSGEALREIVGMVDQTVDQVRGIATSSEEQSAATESITQTVTQVSSIAAETATIMHTSARAVAALADEAKKLNNMVTELKNTK, encoded by the coding sequence ATGTTCAGGATGTTCACGATCTCGTATCGTATGTTCATGATCTTGATTTTTACCCTGATTATTGTAGGCGGGCTGGTGTACTCCCTGATCCACATCTCCAACTCCGCCACCGAGCTTTCCGCCCAGAAAGTGGGCGAAATGTTTTATGAAGGTCAGAAGCAACGCATCCGCGATCTCTCAACCACCATGGCAAACAGCATTGGCGAGCAGATCAGCGGCATTACCGACATAACCAAGCGCAATGCCATTATTGCCAGCGCCATAAAAAAAGCGCGTTACGAAAAAGACAGCTCCGGCTACTTCTTTGTATATGACGGCGGCATTGTTGTTGCCCACGTTTTCCCTGATCTGGTGGGCAAGGATCTTGGCAATTCCGTTGATAAAAACGGCGTCCGCTTTAACGCTGAGCTTGCCAAAAAAGCGGCTGAAGGCGGCGGTTTTGTAAGCTTTGTTTTCAACAAGCCCGGCGGCGGCACCCAGTCAAAAATCGCCTATGGCGCGCAGGTGCCCGGCACGAGCCTGTGGGTCGGCGCGGGCGTCTACATCGACAACGTGGAGCAGGTCAAAAATGAAATCGCGGGGCAAATCAGCGATGCCATTTTTGCCAATCTCAAAAAGATCCTCATCGCGGTGGTCTGCTGCATCGTGCTTTTGTACATACCGCTCATGCTGCTGATTACCCGCTCCATCCTGACGCCCATCAAGGCCGCGCGCGAGGCTGCGCAACGCATATCCAACGGCGATATGGACGTGCAGATCATTGCCTCGGGCAAGGACGAAGTTACGGTTCTGGAGCGCTGCATGTCGGAAATGACAGCCAACGTGAAAAAATCGCTGGCGATTTCTGAAGAAAAAACCCGCGAGGCCGAACAGAGCGCGGCAAAGGCGCTCGAAGCCGTTGCCCAGGCGGAACGCCTGACTGAAGAAGCGCGAAGCGCCCGCAGCGAAGGCATGTTGAGCGCCGCCAAGCATCTGGAACAGGTGGTAACGGCCATAACCAGCATTTCGGCCGAAATCTCCGGCAATATCGAACAGGCCGAGCAAGGGGCCACCACGCAGGCGGCGCGCACAACAGAAGCTGCTACTGCGGTTGAACAGATGAACTGCACGGTCATAGAAGTTGCCAAAAACGCATCGGCTACGGCGGATCTTTCCACCAGCATGCGCCAGCGCGCAGCGGAAGGCGCGGAAGTTGTGTTCCAGTCCGTGCAGGCCATTGGCAACGTGCAAAAGGATGCCCTTGTGCTGAAAGACGAAATGACCAAGCTTGCCGAGCATGCGGGGGCCATTTCGCAGATCATGGGCGTTATTTCCGACATTGCAGACCAGACCAACCTGCTGGCCCTTAACGCCGCCATCGAAGCGGCGCGCGCCGGAGAAGCCGGACGCGGCTTTGCCGTTGTGGCCGATGAAGTGCGCAAGCTGGCGGAAAAAACCATGAGTTCCACCAGTGATGTGGGCAATGCCATTGGCGCAATCCAGAAGAGCGTGGATTCCAGCATCCGTCAGGTTGACGTGACTGCTGGCAATGTGGAAAGCGCCACCACTCTTTCGCAAAAATCCGGCGAAGCCCTGCGAGAAATCGTGGGTATGGTGGATCAGACCGTTGATCAGGTGCGCGGCATTGCCACTTCGTCAGAAGAACAGTCCGCCGCGACCGAATCCATCACGCAGACAGTGACCCAGGTCAGCTCTATCGCGGCAGAAACCGCCACAATCATGCACACATCGGCCCGAGCGGTTGCTGCCCTTGCCGATGAGGCCAAAAAGCTCAACAACATGGTCACAGAACTGAAAAACACCAAATAA
- a CDS encoding NAD(P)-dependent alcohol dehydrogenase, protein MKGFAMLGLNKIGWIEKEKPQCGPLDALVQPVAVAPCTSDVHTVWEGALGDRHDMILGHEAVGKVVEVGSLVRCFKPGDKVIVPAITPDWNSLEAQAGYSMHSGGMLAGWKFSNFKDGVFGELFHVNDADGNLALLPPSIDPAEAVMLSDMVPTGFHGAELADVQYGDSVLVVGIGPVGLMAVAGAALRGAGEIFAVGSRPLCAEVAREYGATAIINYRDGDIVSQVMDRTKGKGVDKAIIAGGDVDTFAEVIRVLKPGGRIGNVNYLGSGDFIKIPRIEWGCGMGHKIVAGGLMPGGRLRMEKLASLLVHGRLSVAPLLTHRFKGFENIESALLLMKDKPRDLIKPVVVV, encoded by the coding sequence ATGAAAGGTTTTGCAATGCTTGGCCTGAACAAGATCGGCTGGATAGAAAAAGAAAAGCCCCAGTGCGGCCCGCTGGATGCTCTTGTTCAACCCGTGGCGGTAGCTCCTTGCACTTCAGATGTCCACACGGTTTGGGAAGGCGCGCTGGGTGACCGGCACGACATGATTCTGGGACACGAGGCGGTTGGCAAAGTTGTGGAAGTTGGTTCTCTGGTGCGTTGCTTTAAACCTGGGGACAAGGTCATCGTGCCTGCAATTACGCCAGACTGGAATTCGCTTGAGGCGCAGGCCGGGTATTCCATGCATTCCGGCGGCATGCTCGCGGGCTGGAAATTTTCCAACTTCAAGGACGGCGTATTCGGCGAGCTTTTTCACGTTAACGATGCGGACGGCAACCTGGCCCTGCTGCCGCCCTCCATTGACCCTGCCGAAGCCGTGATGTTGAGCGATATGGTGCCCACCGGCTTTCATGGTGCGGAACTGGCCGATGTGCAGTACGGCGATTCCGTGTTGGTGGTGGGCATTGGCCCTGTGGGCCTGATGGCTGTTGCGGGTGCGGCATTGCGCGGCGCTGGCGAAATTTTTGCTGTCGGCTCCAGGCCCCTGTGCGCAGAGGTTGCCCGTGAATACGGCGCAACAGCCATCATCAATTACCGGGATGGCGACATTGTCAGCCAGGTAATGGACCGCACCAAGGGCAAGGGAGTGGACAAGGCCATCATTGCCGGGGGCGATGTGGACACCTTTGCGGAGGTCATACGTGTGCTCAAGCCCGGCGGGCGCATCGGCAATGTGAACTATCTGGGATCCGGCGATTTCATCAAAATCCCGCGCATCGAGTGGGGCTGCGGCATGGGCCACAAGATCGTGGCGGGGGGGCTGATGCCCGGCGGCAGGCTGCGCATGGAAAAGCTGGCAAGTTTGCTGGTTCACGGGCGGTTGAGCGTTGCGCCCCTGCTGACCCACAGATTCAAGGGATTTGAGAATATTGAAAGCGCCTTACTCTTGATGAAGGACAAGCCGCGCGACCTGATCAAGCCTGTGGTTGTGGTGTAG
- the ggt gene encoding gamma-glutamyltransferase: MSMNFLSLVSRKTLPVLMACGLLLPTATVKAQDAPQYTATISAATNPLSTRGVVTSPNYLASQAGLDVLRRGGTAVDAAIATASTLAVVYPQMCTLGGDNFWLIYNAKTGELKALNASGRSGEMATIDFYASKGLKKIPSRGYIAANTVPGVVSGWDAAYAYSKQSMGSKMKWKELLASATDYAANGFPVSTSLAYWSKINTNPNDSEFRNLQRFDAFRKAYLHADGSPYTVGEVMRLPDLAVTLNQLADKGAQVFYKGDIAKRIVADLQANGGLLTLNDFANHKADWVDPISVNYRGYKAVNFPPNTQGMASLEILNILNNFNIKAMGEGTADYYHALIEATKEAFVDRDKYLSDPDFVKIPLDYLLSAKHGKDQAARISMSKAATNLTPLDPKGDTIWLGVVDAQGNAVSLIQSIYHDFGSGIVAGGTGVLLQNRGSFFSLDPKHVNHLEPRKRTFHTLNPAMLLKDGKPYLVYGTMGGEGQPQTQAAIVTRVVDFGMTPQEAIAAPRWLYGRTWGASSNDLKLEGRIPQKVADELKRRGHPVRLIENYTDTMGHAGAILVDQATGVRQGGTDPRGDGAAVAY, from the coding sequence ATGTCCATGAATTTTCTCTCTCTGGTCAGCCGCAAAACCCTGCCGGTTCTGATGGCATGCGGCCTCTTACTGCCCACCGCGACAGTCAAGGCGCAGGATGCCCCCCAGTACACAGCGACCATTTCCGCCGCCACCAACCCCCTGAGCACCAGGGGCGTTGTTACCAGCCCCAACTATCTGGCCTCGCAGGCCGGGCTGGATGTGCTGCGGCGCGGCGGCACGGCTGTGGACGCGGCCATTGCCACCGCCTCCACCCTTGCCGTTGTCTACCCGCAGATGTGCACCCTGGGCGGCGACAACTTCTGGCTCATTTACAATGCCAAAACCGGCGAACTGAAGGCGCTCAACGCCAGCGGCCGCTCGGGCGAAATGGCTACCATTGATTTTTATGCCTCCAAAGGGCTGAAAAAAATCCCCTCCCGAGGCTACATTGCGGCCAATACCGTGCCCGGCGTGGTTTCCGGCTGGGATGCGGCCTATGCCTACAGCAAGCAGAGCATGGGCAGCAAAATGAAGTGGAAGGAGCTGCTCGCTTCCGCCACCGATTATGCCGCCAACGGCTTTCCCGTAAGCACGTCACTGGCTTACTGGAGCAAGATCAACACCAATCCCAATGATTCGGAATTCCGCAACCTGCAACGCTTTGACGCCTTCCGCAAAGCCTACCTGCATGCAGACGGCAGCCCCTACACCGTGGGCGAAGTCATGCGCCTGCCCGATCTGGCCGTCACGCTGAACCAGCTTGCGGACAAGGGCGCGCAGGTCTTTTACAAGGGCGACATCGCCAAGCGTATTGTGGCCGACCTGCAAGCCAACGGCGGCCTGCTGACCCTCAATGACTTTGCCAACCACAAGGCGGACTGGGTTGACCCCATTTCCGTCAACTATCGTGGCTACAAGGCCGTGAACTTCCCGCCCAACACGCAGGGCATGGCCTCCCTTGAAATTCTGAACATCCTCAACAACTTCAACATCAAGGCCATGGGCGAAGGCACGGCGGATTACTACCACGCGCTGATCGAAGCCACCAAGGAAGCCTTTGTTGACCGCGACAAGTACCTTTCTGACCCTGATTTTGTAAAAATTCCGCTCGACTACCTGCTTTCTGCCAAGCATGGCAAAGATCAGGCCGCGCGCATCAGCATGAGCAAGGCTGCCACAAACCTCACACCCCTTGACCCCAAGGGCGACACCATCTGGCTTGGCGTTGTGGATGCGCAGGGCAACGCGGTTTCGCTCATCCAGAGCATCTATCACGACTTTGGTTCCGGCATTGTGGCGGGCGGCACTGGCGTGCTGCTGCAAAACCGGGGCAGCTTCTTCTCCCTCGATCCCAAGCACGTGAACCATCTTGAGCCGCGCAAGCGCACCTTCCACACGCTGAACCCGGCAATGCTGCTCAAAGACGGCAAGCCCTACCTTGTGTATGGCACCATGGGCGGCGAAGGCCAGCCCCAGACCCAGGCCGCCATCGTTACCCGCGTGGTGGACTTTGGCATGACCCCGCAGGAGGCCATTGCAGCTCCCCGTTGGCTTTATGGCCGCACATGGGGCGCTTCTTCCAACGACCTCAAGCTTGAAGGCCGCATTCCCCAAAAGGTGGCGGACGAACTCAAGCGGCGCGGGCATCCAGTGCGCCTGATTGAAAACTACACCGACACCATGGGCCATGCTGGCGCAATCCTTGTGGATCAGGCCACCGGCGTGCGTCAGGGCGGTACGGACCCGCGCGGCGATGGCGCTGCCGTGGCCTACTAG
- a CDS encoding TRAP transporter substrate-binding protein, with the protein MKRIVALLVALGLVCGMTLGFAQAAEAKTIIKIAGMKPEGEPETIGMHLFGKYLAELSNGKYEVQVFPNSQLGKEDAYIAATRKGIIQMCATGTQTSALHPAMAMLETPMLFDDLDHARRAMEGKTFELINEGFTEKSGLRTMNAFPLGFRHFYTKKPIVTVEDVKGLRMRVPNIPLYTNFAKECGISGQPMPFAEVPGALDQGVIDGGDSPLADIVSLKMYEITPQITLTGHILVIHSLYINDKFYQSLPAEDKKWFDEAAKRSADDVWAMVKEGDEKAKATILANKGSINTPSKEFHDYMAEAGKRSWKLFYDTVPNCQAILDSAASYRESK; encoded by the coding sequence ATGAAACGTATCGTAGCTCTGCTTGTTGCTCTGGGCCTTGTTTGCGGCATGACCCTTGGTTTTGCCCAGGCCGCTGAAGCCAAGACCATCATCAAGATCGCGGGCATGAAGCCCGAAGGCGAGCCGGAAACCATCGGTATGCACCTTTTCGGCAAGTATCTTGCCGAACTTTCCAACGGCAAATATGAAGTGCAGGTTTTCCCCAACAGCCAGCTTGGCAAGGAAGACGCCTACATTGCCGCCACCCGCAAGGGCATCATTCAGATGTGCGCCACCGGTACGCAGACCTCTGCCCTGCACCCTGCCATGGCCATGCTTGAAACGCCCATGCTCTTCGATGATCTGGACCACGCCCGCCGCGCCATGGAAGGCAAGACTTTTGAGCTTATCAACGAAGGCTTCACCGAAAAGTCCGGCCTGCGTACCATGAACGCCTTCCCCCTGGGCTTCCGCCACTTCTACACCAAGAAGCCCATCGTCACCGTGGAAGACGTAAAGGGCCTGCGCATGCGCGTGCCCAACATTCCCCTGTACACCAACTTTGCCAAGGAATGCGGCATCAGCGGCCAGCCCATGCCCTTTGCCGAAGTGCCCGGCGCGCTTGACCAGGGCGTCATCGACGGCGGCGACAGCCCCCTGGCCGACATCGTCAGCCTCAAGATGTACGAAATCACGCCCCAGATCACCCTTACCGGCCACATCCTCGTAATCCACTCCCTCTACATCAACGACAAGTTCTATCAGTCGCTGCCCGCCGAGGACAAAAAGTGGTTTGACGAAGCCGCCAAGCGCTCCGCCGATGACGTGTGGGCGATGGTTAAGGAAGGCGACGAAAAAGCCAAGGCGACCATCCTTGCCAACAAGGGCAGCATCAATACCCCCAGCAAGGAATTCCACGATTACATGGCTGAAGCCGGCAAGCGCAGCTGGAAGCTCTTTTACGACACGGTGCCCAACTGCCAGGCCATTCTGGACAGCGCCGCCAGCTACCGCGAATCCAAATAA
- a CDS encoding TRAP transporter large permease translates to MELFIFLGSLFFFMLIGVPLAIVLVLCSIVLMWHSGMWDAMIIPGSMLDGANNYPLMAIPFFVFAGEIMAEGGLSKRVVQLAQLMIGRVRGGLGYAAIIASIIFAGLMGSSVGEAAALGGLLLPMMKQVGYHPGRAGAVIASGAILGPIIPPSTNFILLGATVSGLSITKLFMIGLVPGILIGLALMVVWFFVVRKDGYNETIRFTKKEAIKILIDSTPAFMMPVLLLGGIRFGVFTPTEGGAFAAIYAILVCVLYYRELSFRDLLRVSARAARTTSVVMLIVATATAVGWFITIAQIPNQMTALFSPLIDSPILLLISINIFLFLIGMVMDLTPNILIFAPVFYPLIQQAGIDPYYFGLLFVLNLGIGVITPPVGTVLYVVCGIGHIKFADLIVKLVPFILVEVVMLFLLMFFPSLSIVPMNWLMGGN, encoded by the coding sequence ATGGAACTCTTTATTTTCCTCGGCTCCCTCTTCTTCTTCATGCTCATTGGCGTTCCGCTGGCCATTGTGCTTGTGTTGTGCTCCATTGTGCTCATGTGGCACTCGGGTATGTGGGATGCCATGATTATTCCCGGCAGCATGCTGGACGGCGCCAACAACTACCCCTTGATGGCCATTCCCTTCTTTGTGTTCGCCGGTGAAATCATGGCGGAGGGCGGCCTTTCCAAACGCGTGGTGCAGCTTGCCCAGCTCATGATTGGCCGGGTACGCGGCGGCCTTGGCTATGCGGCCATTATCGCCAGTATCATCTTTGCTGGCCTGATGGGCAGCTCCGTGGGTGAAGCCGCCGCTCTTGGCGGGCTGCTGCTGCCCATGATGAAGCAGGTGGGCTACCACCCTGGCCGTGCGGGCGCTGTTATCGCCTCCGGTGCCATCCTTGGCCCCATCATCCCGCCCAGCACCAACTTTATTCTGCTTGGCGCTACGGTCAGCGGTCTTTCCATCACCAAACTGTTCATGATCGGTCTGGTGCCCGGTATCCTTATCGGTCTGGCCCTCATGGTGGTGTGGTTCTTTGTGGTGCGCAAGGATGGCTATAATGAAACCATCCGCTTCACCAAGAAAGAAGCCATCAAGATTCTTATTGACTCCACGCCTGCCTTCATGATGCCTGTGCTGCTGCTTGGCGGCATTCGATTTGGTGTTTTCACCCCCACGGAAGGCGGTGCGTTTGCAGCCATTTACGCTATTTTGGTGTGCGTGCTGTATTATCGCGAGCTTTCCTTCCGCGATCTGCTGCGGGTGAGCGCCCGCGCGGCCCGCACCACCTCGGTGGTCATGCTGATCGTGGCCACGGCTACGGCTGTTGGCTGGTTCATTACCATTGCGCAGATTCCCAACCAGATGACCGCGCTCTTCTCGCCGCTTATTGACAGCCCAATATTGCTGCTCATCAGCATCAATATCTTCCTGTTCCTTATCGGCATGGTCATGGACCTCACGCCCAACATCCTGATCTTTGCGCCGGTGTTCTACCCGCTGATCCAGCAGGCAGGCATCGACCCGTACTACTTCGGCCTGCTCTTTGTGCTCAACCTGGGCATCGGCGTTATTACGCCCCCGGTGGGCACGGTGCTGTACGTGGTGTGCGGCATCGGGCACATCAAGTTTGCCGACCTCATCGTCAAACTTGTGCCGTTCATTCTTGTGGAAGTGGTCATGCTCTTCCTGCTCATGTTCTTCCCCAGCCTTTCGATCGTTCCCATGAACTGGCTGATGGGCGGCAACTAG